The following coding sequences are from one Sciurus carolinensis chromosome 11, mSciCar1.2, whole genome shotgun sequence window:
- the Fads1 gene encoding acyl-CoA (8-3)-desaturase: MAPDPVAAGTSAQGSIPRYFTWEEVAQRSGREKERWLVIDRKVYNISEFTRRHPGGSRVISHYAGQDATDPFVAFHINKGLVSKYMNSLLIGELSPEQPSFEPTKNKELTNEFRELRATVERMGLMKSNHLFFLLYLLHILLLDVAAWLILWVFGTSFVTFLLCAVLLSVVQAQAGWLQHDFGHLSVFGTSTWNHLLHHFVIGHLKGAPASWWNHMHFQHHAKPNCFRKDPDINMHPFFFALGKVLSVELGKQKKKYMPYNHQHKYFFLIGPPALLPLYFQWYIFYFVIQRKKWVDLAWMCTFYTRIFLTYVPLLGLKGFLGLFFIVRFLESNWFVWVTQMNHIPMHIDHDHNKDWVSTQLQATCNVHKSFFNDWFSGHLNFQIEHHLFPTMPRHNYHKVAPLVQSLCAKHGIEYQSKPLLSAFADIVYSLKESGQLWLDAYLHQ, from the exons ATGGCTCCCGACCCGGTGGCCGCCGGGACTTCAGCTCAGGGATCCATCCCGCGCTacttcacctgggaggaggtggCGCAGCGTTCCGGGCGCGAGAAGGAGCGATGGCTCGTGATCGACCGGAAGGTGTACAACATCAGCGAGTTCACCCGCCGGCACCCGGGGGGCTCCCGGGTCATTAGCCACTACGCTGGGCAGGATGCCACG GATCCCTTTGTGGCATTCCACATCAACAAGGGCCTTGTGAGCAAGTACATGAATTCTCTCCTGATTGGAGAACTGTCTCCGGAGCAGCCCAGCTTTGAGCCCACCAAGAAT AAAGAGTTGACAAATGAGTTCCGGGAGCTGCGGGCTACAGTGGAGCGGATGGGACTCATGAAGTCCAACCACCTCTTCTTCCTGCTATACCTGCTGCACATCCTCTTGCTGGATGTTGCTGCCTGGCTCATCCTTTGGGTCTTTGGGACATCCTTCGTGACCTTCCTACTCTGTGCAGTGCTGCTTAGTGTAGTTCAG GCTCAGGCTGGCTGGCTACAGCATGACTTTGGGCACCTGTCAGTCTTCGGCACCTCTACATGGAACCACCTGCTACATCATTTTGTGATTGGCCACCTGAAG GGGGCCCCTGCCAGCTGGTGGAACCACATGCACTTCCAGCACCATGCCAAGCCCAATTGCTTCCGAAAAGATCCGGATATCAACATGCATCCCTTCTTCTTTGCCTTGGGGAAGGTCCTTTCTGTGGAG cttgggaaacagaagaaaaagtacatgCCATACAACCACCAGCACAAGTACTTCTTCCTGA tCGGGCCCCCAGCCTTGCTGCCCCTCTACTTCCAGTGGTATATTTTCTACTTCGTTATCCAGCGGAAGAAGTGGGTG GACTTGGCCTGGATGTGCACCTTCTACACCCGCATCTTCCTCACCTACGTGCCGCTGCTGGGGCTGAAAGGCTTCCTGGGCCTTTTCTTCATTGTCAG GTTCCTGGAGAGCAACTGGTTTGTGTGGGTCACACagatgaaccacatccccatgcACATTGATCACGACCACAACAAGGACTGGGTGTCCACCCAG ctgcagGCAACATGCAACGTCCACAAGTCCTTCTTCAACGACTGGTTCAGCGGGCACCTCAACTTCCAGATCGAGCACCA CCTTTTCCCCACGATGCCCCGACACAACTACCACAAAGTGGCACCCTTGGTGCAGTCGCTGTGTGCCAAGCACGGCATAGAGTACCAGTCCAAGCCCCTGCTCTCGGCCTTCGCCGACATTGTCTA CTCGCTGAAGGAGTCTGGGCAGCTCTGGCTGGATGCCTATCTTCACCAGTAA
- the Fen1 gene encoding flap endonuclease 1 → MGIQGLAKLIADVAPSAIRENDIKSYFGRKVAIDASMSIYQFLIAVRQGGDVLQNEEGETTSHLMGMFYRTIRMMENGIKPVYVFDGKPPQLKSGELAKRSERRAEAEKQLQEAQAAGAEEEVEKFTKRLVKVTKQHNDECKHLLSLMGIPFLDAPSEAEASCAALVKAGKVYAAATEDMDCLTFGSPVLMRHLTASEAKKLPIQEFHLSRILQELGLNQEQFVDLCILLGSDYCESIRGIGPKRAVDLIQKHKSIEEIVRRLDPNKYPVPENWLHKEAQQLFLEPEVLDPESVELKWSEPNEEELVKFMCGEKQFSEERIRSGVKRLSKSRQGSTQGRLDDFFKVTGSLSSAKRKEPEPKGSAKKKAKTGAAGKFKRGK, encoded by the coding sequence ATGGGAATTCAAGGCCTGGCCAAACTAATTGCTGATGTGGCCCCTAGTGCCATCCGGGAGAATGACATCAAGAGCTACTTTGGCCGCAAGGTGGCCATCGATGCCTCCATGAGCATTTACCAGTTCCTGATTGCAGTTCGTCAGGGGGGCGATGTGCTACAGAATGAGGAAGGTGAGACCACCAGTCACCTGATGGGCATGTTCTACCGCACCATCCGCATGATGGAGAATGGCATCAAGCCGGTGTATGTCTTTGATGGGAAACCGCCACAGCTCAAGTCAGGTGAGCTGGCCAAACGCAGTGAGCGGCGTGCTGAGGCGGAGAAGCAGCTGCAAGAGGCTCAGGCTGCTGGGGCTGAGGAAGAAGTGGAAAAATTCACCAAGCGGCTAGTGAAGGTCACTAAACAGCACAATGATGAGTGCAAGCACCTGCTGAGCCTCATGGGCATTCCGTTCCTTGATGCACCCAGCGAGGCAGAGGCCAGCTGCGCTGCCCTGGTGAAAGCCGGCAAAGTCTATGCTGCAGCCACCGAGGATATGGACTGCCTCACCTTCGGCAGCCCCGTGCTGATGCGACATCTGACCGCCAGTGAGGCCAAGAAACTGCCCATCCAGGAATTCCACCTGAGCCGGATTCTGCAGGAGCTGGGTCTGAACCAGGAGCAGTTTGTGGATCTTTGCATCCTGCTGGGCAGTGACTACTGTGAAAGCATCCGGGGCATTGGGCCCAAGCGGGCGGTGGATCTCATCCAGAAGCACAAGAGCATCGAGGAGATCGTGCGGCGACTTGACCCCAACAAGTACCCTGTACCGGAAAATTGGCTGCACAAAGAGGCCCAGCAGCTCTTCCTGGAGCCCGAGGTGCTGGATCCAGAGTCTGTGGAACTGAAGTGGAGCGAGCCAAATGAAGAGGAGCTGGTCAAGTTCATGTGTGGTGAAAAGCAGTTCTCTGAGGAGCGAATCCGCAGTGGGGTCAAGCGGCTGAGTAAGAGCCGCCAAGGCAGCACCCAGGGCCGTCTGGATGATTTCTTTAAGGTCACTGGCTCTCTGTCCTCAGCTAAGCGCAAGGAGCCAGAACCCAAGGGATCCGCTAAGAAGAAGGCAAAGACTGGGGCAGCGGGGAAGTtcaagagaggaaaataa
- the Tmem258 gene encoding transmembrane protein 258, with protein MELEAMSRYTSPVNPAVFPHLTVVLLAIGMFFTAWFFVYEVTSTKYTRDIYKELLISLVASLFMGYGVLFLLLWVGIYV; from the exons ATG GAGCTCGAGGCCATGAGCAGATACACCAGCCCCGTCAACCCAGCTGTCTTCCCCCATCTGACTGTGGTGCTTCTGGCTATTGGCATGTTCTTCACCGCCTGGTTCTTCGT TTATGAGGTTACCTCCACCAAATACACACGGGATATCTACAAAGAGCTCCTTATCTCCTTGGTGGCCTCACTCTTCATGGGCTATGGagtcctcttccttctcctctgggTTGGCATCTACGTATGA